The Mycolicibacterium boenickei genome has a segment encoding these proteins:
- a CDS encoding TetR/AcrR family transcriptional regulator, translating into MPAPDSVTAILDAALVEFERHGLRRVALDDVARRAGVSRTTIYRRFANRDELVAAVIERENVALFADIAEELKNDGPQSNCRVGSNYYVEAFTLSILRFRRHHVLNQLIADEPALVMEMLHTHYGAAIERMAAALKVIFPAGFAERIGEQAVNDLADTILRYAGMVLLLPSVEPLDTPEDLRAFATRHFLPSLPASLRTVSA; encoded by the coding sequence ATGCCCGCACCTGATTCGGTGACGGCAATCCTGGACGCGGCGCTCGTCGAATTCGAGCGGCACGGCCTGCGCCGCGTCGCGCTCGACGACGTCGCGCGCCGGGCCGGCGTCAGCCGCACCACGATCTATCGCCGGTTCGCCAACCGTGACGAGCTGGTCGCGGCGGTGATCGAGCGGGAGAACGTCGCGTTGTTCGCCGACATCGCCGAGGAACTGAAAAATGATGGGCCGCAATCAAATTGCCGTGTCGGATCAAACTACTATGTCGAAGCGTTCACGCTGTCGATTCTGCGGTTCCGCCGTCACCACGTGCTCAACCAGCTGATCGCCGATGAACCGGCACTCGTGATGGAGATGCTGCACACCCACTACGGCGCCGCGATCGAGCGCATGGCCGCGGCGCTCAAGGTGATCTTCCCGGCCGGATTCGCCGAGCGGATCGGCGAGCAGGCCGTCAACGACCTGGCCGACACCATCCTGCGTTATGCCGGAATGGTGCTGCTGCTGCCCAGCGTCGAACCCCTCGACACCCCCGAGGATCTCCGGGCGTTCGCGACCCGCCATTTCCTGCCCAGCCTGCCGGCCTCGCTTCGCACGGTCTCGGCCTGA
- a CDS encoding APH(3'') family aminoglycoside O-phosphotransferase yields the protein MTDWHPVSHGESGAGVFRSADGARYAKVVGPAAVADLAAERDRVAWVHGRGLPVPSLIDWDLTEDGGAVLITSAVGGVGADRLSETTLRSVWPAVVESVRALHGIAVDDCPFRRDLDEMLSWARSVVAVGAVNPEFLRAEDRDVSPAELLMRVEREADLRRRQEVADQVVCHGDLCLPNILIDPDRLTVEGFVDLGRLGVADRHADLALLLANTADSVPGFAEDAAAGLAAGYPAEVDPERLRFYLALDPLTWG from the coding sequence GTGACCGATTGGCATCCTGTTTCGCACGGTGAATCCGGGGCCGGGGTGTTCCGCAGTGCCGATGGTGCCCGTTACGCCAAGGTGGTCGGTCCGGCGGCGGTCGCGGATCTGGCAGCGGAGCGCGACCGGGTGGCCTGGGTGCACGGCCGCGGTCTTCCGGTTCCCTCGCTGATCGACTGGGACCTCACCGAGGACGGGGGAGCGGTCCTGATCACCAGCGCCGTCGGCGGCGTCGGGGCTGATCGGCTCAGCGAGACGACGCTGCGGTCGGTCTGGCCCGCGGTGGTCGAGTCGGTCCGCGCCCTGCACGGCATCGCGGTCGACGACTGTCCGTTTCGGCGCGACCTCGACGAGATGCTGTCGTGGGCCAGATCCGTCGTCGCCGTGGGTGCGGTCAACCCCGAGTTTCTGCGCGCCGAAGACCGGGACGTCTCGCCGGCCGAGCTGCTGATGCGGGTCGAACGCGAGGCGGACCTACGTCGCCGCCAGGAGGTGGCCGATCAGGTGGTATGCCACGGTGACCTGTGCCTGCCCAACATCCTCATCGACCCCGATCGGCTCACGGTCGAGGGCTTCGTCGACCTGGGCCGGCTCGGCGTCGCGGACCGGCACGCCGATCTGGCGTTGCTGCTGGCCAATACCGCCGACAGCGTTCCGGGATTCGCCGAGGATGCCGCGGCGGGCCTGGCGGCGGGTTATCCGGCGGAAGTGGACCCGGAGCGTCTGCGCTTCTATCTCGCGCTCGATCCGCTCACCTGGGGGTGA
- a CDS encoding DUF3093 domain-containing protein, whose amino-acid sequence MVSEPVNEVASEVLFYEQGASWAWLLLGPFAGVGMAVLQMTGGYGRDLWIPVVFLLLVSVFVAIQIKAARIHTSVELTAETLRQGAETLRVEEIVLIYPEASGSESPKWQSARALGELSGVPKGRTGIGLKLAGGRTAQAWARKHRKLREALTPLVEERTP is encoded by the coding sequence ATGGTGAGTGAGCCGGTGAACGAGGTTGCCTCCGAGGTGCTGTTCTACGAGCAGGGGGCGAGCTGGGCCTGGCTGTTGTTGGGCCCGTTCGCGGGGGTCGGTATGGCGGTGCTGCAGATGACCGGCGGATACGGTCGTGACCTGTGGATCCCGGTCGTGTTCCTGCTGCTGGTGTCGGTATTCGTGGCCATCCAGATCAAGGCCGCCCGGATTCACACCTCGGTCGAGCTGACTGCCGAGACCCTGCGGCAGGGGGCCGAGACGCTGCGGGTCGAGGAGATCGTGCTGATCTACCCCGAGGCGTCGGGTTCGGAGTCGCCCAAATGGCAATCCGCCCGTGCGCTGGGTGAGCTGTCGGGGGTGCCGAAGGGCCGCACCGGCATTGGGCTGAAACTGGCAGGCGGCCGTACCGCCCAGGCCTGGGCGCGCAAGCATCGGAAGCTGCGGGAAGCGCTCACGCCGCTGGTCGAGGAGCGCACCCCGTGA
- a CDS encoding oxygenase MpaB family protein, which produces MTELAEQPQQTDALLLGPQSLVWKYFGDNRMYLIGPRPAVLQNMLAELGQGVLDHSTFFSDTAERLKRTIPPIYRTVYGTEDENAGTQVRDFHHHVKGDMPDGSRYHALDPDTYFWAHATFVEQVLYFADTFVKRLSDAEKEQIYLESKTWYRRYGVSDRPMPATYAEFEQYWDRMMNEVAVPHKSARYGVGYVTKGFPCPKAVHPAVWRVVATVFNPAAAFLTAGGLPPRARDLLDLPWSERQERNYQRFAAFWRSRPVNWVWDHLPMSVRYNKFAQKGYART; this is translated from the coding sequence ATGACCGAACTGGCCGAGCAGCCGCAGCAGACCGATGCCCTGCTACTGGGCCCGCAATCGCTGGTCTGGAAGTACTTCGGCGACAACCGGATGTACCTGATCGGGCCACGGCCCGCGGTGCTCCAGAACATGCTGGCCGAGCTCGGCCAGGGCGTGCTGGACCATTCGACGTTCTTCTCCGACACCGCCGAGCGGCTCAAGCGGACCATCCCGCCGATCTACCGGACCGTGTACGGCACCGAGGATGAGAACGCCGGCACCCAGGTGCGCGACTTCCACCACCACGTCAAGGGCGATATGCCGGACGGTTCCCGCTACCACGCACTGGATCCCGACACGTACTTCTGGGCGCATGCGACGTTCGTCGAGCAGGTCCTCTACTTCGCCGACACCTTCGTGAAGCGGCTCAGCGACGCGGAGAAGGAGCAGATCTACCTGGAGTCCAAGACCTGGTACCGGCGCTACGGGGTCAGTGACCGGCCGATGCCGGCGACCTACGCCGAGTTCGAGCAGTATTGGGACCGGATGATGAACGAGGTGGCGGTCCCGCACAAGTCCGCTCGCTACGGCGTCGGCTACGTCACCAAGGGCTTTCCCTGCCCCAAGGCGGTGCACCCGGCGGTATGGCGTGTGGTCGCCACAGTGTTCAACCCTGCCGCGGCCTTCCTGACGGCAGGCGGCCTGCCGCCCCGCGCCCGCGACCTGCTCGACCTGCCGTGGAGCGAGCGGCAGGAACGCAACTACCAGCGGTTCGCGGCGTTCTGGCGGTCCCGTCCGGTGAACTGGGTGTGGGATCATCTACCGATGAGCGTGCGCTACAACAAATTTGCGCAAAAGGGCTATGCCCGCACCTGA
- the hemB gene encoding porphobilinogen synthase, whose amino-acid sequence MAFPRHRPRRLRSTPAMRRLVAQTSLEPRHLVLPMFVADGIDEPRPISSMPGVVQHTRDSLRQAAADAVAAGVGGLMLFGVPRDEDKDPTGSVGVDPDGILNVALRDLAKDLGDATVLMADTCLDEFTDHGHCGVLDGAGRVDNDATNLRYVELAVAQAESGAHVVGPSGMMDGQVAAIRDGLDAAGHTDVAILAYAAKFASAFYGPFREAVSSSLVGDRRTYQQDPGNIREAVHEVELDIDEGADMVMVKPAMSYLDVVRAAADISPVPVAAYQISGEYSMICAAAANGWIDLQAAALESLTGIRRAGADIVLTYWAADVAGWLA is encoded by the coding sequence GGAGCCACGCCATCTGGTGTTGCCGATGTTCGTGGCCGACGGTATCGACGAACCGCGACCGATCTCCTCGATGCCCGGCGTGGTCCAACACACCAGGGATTCGTTGCGCCAGGCGGCCGCCGACGCGGTGGCCGCGGGTGTGGGCGGACTGATGCTGTTCGGGGTACCCCGCGACGAGGACAAGGATCCGACCGGGTCGGTCGGTGTCGATCCGGACGGCATCCTCAACGTCGCGTTGCGCGATCTGGCCAAGGACCTCGGTGATGCCACGGTGTTGATGGCCGACACCTGCCTCGACGAGTTCACCGATCATGGGCACTGCGGCGTATTGGATGGCGCGGGACGCGTCGACAATGACGCGACCAACCTGCGTTACGTGGAACTCGCTGTGGCACAAGCTGAATCGGGCGCGCACGTGGTCGGTCCCAGCGGCATGATGGACGGCCAGGTGGCCGCCATCCGGGACGGGCTGGACGCGGCCGGGCACACCGACGTGGCCATCCTGGCCTATGCGGCCAAGTTCGCCTCGGCGTTCTACGGCCCGTTCCGCGAGGCGGTGTCGTCCAGCCTGGTCGGGGATCGCCGTACCTACCAACAGGATCCGGGCAACATCCGCGAAGCCGTGCACGAGGTCGAACTCGACATCGACGAGGGCGCCGACATGGTGATGGTCAAGCCCGCGATGAGCTACCTGGACGTGGTGCGCGCCGCCGCCGATATCTCGCCGGTACCCGTTGCGGCCTACCAGATCTCGGGCGAGTACTCGATGATCTGTGCGGCCGCGGCCAACGGCTGGATCGACCTGCAGGCGGCGGCCCTGGAGTCGCTGACCGGCATCCGGCGGGCGGGCGCCGACATCGTGCTGACGTATTGGGCGGCCGATGTGGCCGGTTGGCTCGCGTGA
- a CDS encoding alpha/beta hydrolase — MTSLTRRDALRLGVTGAGAAGLLTLGSLLGPATPRASPSPNQTAPAGSPLPTRESGSFTSAARGGVETNWIIARPPGQHGRLRPVIALHGMDNDAAGVMDLGIPEALARLTAAGRPPFAVVSVDGGNSFWRRRASGGDSGAMVLNELIPMLATKGIDTSRVAFMGWSMGGYGAMLLGARLGAARTAAVCAISPALYLTYWGAPADAFDSLEDWQQNSALRLPPALGSIPLRIDCGTGDGFYAATRMFVNQLPRTPAVGFYPGGHDQDFWRAHLSDELAWLDS, encoded by the coding sequence GTGACCTCGCTGACCCGCCGCGACGCGCTGCGTCTAGGCGTCACCGGTGCGGGCGCCGCAGGATTGCTGACCTTGGGCAGCCTGCTCGGTCCGGCTACGCCCCGCGCTTCTCCGAGCCCCAACCAGACGGCCCCAGCGGGCAGCCCGTTACCGACCCGCGAATCGGGGTCGTTCACCTCCGCAGCCCGCGGCGGAGTCGAAACCAACTGGATCATCGCCCGCCCGCCGGGCCAGCACGGCCGATTGCGTCCGGTGATCGCCCTGCACGGCATGGACAACGATGCCGCAGGCGTGATGGACCTGGGCATTCCGGAGGCGCTGGCCCGGCTGACCGCGGCAGGCCGTCCGCCGTTCGCAGTGGTCAGTGTCGACGGCGGCAACTCGTTCTGGCGCCGTCGAGCCTCTGGCGGGGACTCCGGCGCGATGGTGCTCAACGAACTGATCCCGATGCTGGCCACCAAGGGCATCGACACCTCGCGAGTGGCCTTCATGGGCTGGTCGATGGGCGGCTACGGCGCCATGCTGTTGGGTGCCAGACTGGGCGCCGCGCGCACCGCGGCGGTCTGTGCGATCAGCCCGGCGCTGTACCTGACGTACTGGGGCGCGCCGGCCGACGCCTTCGACAGCCTCGAAGACTGGCAGCAGAACTCAGCGCTGAGATTGCCACCGGCGCTGGGGTCGATCCCGCTCCGCATCGACTGCGGCACCGGCGACGGGTTTTACGCGGCGACCCGAATGTTCGTCAACCAACTGCCCAGGACCCCGGCCGTCGGCTTCTACCCCGGCGGACACGATCAGGACTTCTGGCGCGCGCACTTGTCCGATGAGCTGGCCTGGCTCGATTCCTGA